One Saprospiraceae bacterium genomic region harbors:
- a CDS encoding T9SS type A sorting domain-containing protein has translation MKIDSTGKLPTITKGPNAKNLLHATVFPNLSEGQLSIELNSNSPHTSIELIDISGNTVFRSGELTEGKHDFNLSHLPQGNYFYSVVREGKILTQGSWMKAR, from the coding sequence ATGAAAATTGACTCTACAGGTAAGTTACCAACCATTACAAAAGGCCCAAATGCAAAAAATCTACTCCATGCTACAGTTTTTCCAAACTTATCGGAAGGCCAATTATCCATAGAATTGAATTCCAATTCTCCTCATACTTCAATTGAACTCATAGATATTTCAGGAAATACCGTATTTCGTTCGGGCGAATTGACCGAGGGAAAGCACGATTTCAATTTAAGCCATTTGCCTCAAGGAAATTATTTTTATTCAGTTGTGAGAGAAGGTAAAATTCTAACGCAAGGATCATGGATGAAGGCAAGGTAA
- a CDS encoding ABC transporter permease subunit, translated as MWKLSKYIISDIVRNKVILLYGIFQFLAGMLLFNLDENPDKALMSLLNIELIILPLISMIFATIHYYNSYEFMEMLLAQPLGRKQLIISEYFATSLSLIIAFLLGLGIPVLLYYPSYLSLMFMITGCGLTMACTSLAFLTAVLSRDKARGIGAVLMIWFYFALVYDGIVLMILFSFSDYPLEKITLLLTALNPIDLARVSMMLQMDVSALMGYTGALFKEFFGSIYGIAFTGGIMVLWIVLTLVLAVRIFGKKDL; from the coding sequence ATGTGGAAATTAAGTAAATACATCATATCAGACATCGTCCGAAACAAGGTCATATTGCTCTACGGTATTTTTCAATTCCTGGCGGGGATGTTGTTGTTTAATCTCGATGAAAATCCCGATAAAGCTCTGATGAGTTTGCTCAATATAGAATTGATCATTCTTCCACTGATCAGTATGATCTTTGCAACCATACACTATTACAATTCATATGAATTTATGGAAATGTTGCTTGCGCAACCTCTTGGACGAAAACAGTTGATTATTAGCGAGTATTTTGCAACTTCCTTATCGCTGATCATTGCATTTTTATTGGGCCTAGGAATTCCTGTCTTGTTGTATTATCCATCGTATTTGTCATTGATGTTTATGATCACGGGTTGCGGACTCACCATGGCTTGTACTTCCCTGGCATTTCTGACCGCTGTGTTGTCTCGCGACAAAGCGAGAGGGATAGGAGCCGTTCTGATGATCTGGTTTTACTTTGCTTTGGTTTACGACGGAATCGTGCTGATGATTTTGTTTAGCTTCAGCGATTATCCTCTTGAAAAAATAACCTTGTTATTGACGGCATTAAATCCCATCGACCTGGCCCGCGTATCCATGATGCTGCAAATGGATGTGAGCGCGTTGATGGGCTATACCGGGGCATTGTTTAAAGAGTTCTTCGGAAGCATATATGGTATTGCTTTTACCGGAGGGATCATGGTCTTGTGGATCGTATTAACTTTGGTTTTGGCCGTCAGGATTTTTGGCAAAAAGGATTTATAG
- a CDS encoding ABC transporter ATP-binding protein, which yields MIEIRQLCKQFKKLKALDEISVDFQSQEVTSLIGPNGSGKTTLIKCILGLVRPDSGHISIQGESIGDHYNYRAQIGYMPQIGRYPDHMKVGQLFDLLIELRNLPKDQQDVELIEAFQLRSIYHKSMRTLSGGTRQKVSAAVAFLFDPPIYILDEPTAGLDPLASEILKEKIHTAKNKNKLILITSHVLSDFDELTTHVLYLQDGKVRYNSSMDELKEFTGEQKFGKAIASIMMQNQ from the coding sequence ATGATTGAGATCCGGCAACTCTGTAAGCAGTTTAAGAAGCTGAAGGCTTTGGACGAAATCAGCGTAGATTTTCAATCCCAGGAAGTTACTTCATTAATTGGTCCGAACGGATCGGGTAAAACCACATTGATCAAATGTATACTCGGTTTGGTCCGGCCCGATTCAGGGCATATATCGATTCAGGGGGAGTCTATCGGCGATCATTACAATTACCGGGCTCAGATCGGTTACATGCCGCAGATCGGGCGATACCCGGATCACATGAAAGTCGGACAATTGTTTGATTTACTCATCGAGTTGAGAAATTTGCCAAAGGACCAACAGGATGTTGAACTTATTGAAGCCTTTCAATTGAGGAGCATTTATCACAAAAGCATGCGAACGCTTTCCGGTGGAACACGCCAGAAAGTGAGTGCGGCAGTTGCTTTTTTATTTGATCCTCCTATTTATATTCTGGATGAACCCACTGCAGGATTGGATCCGCTGGCCTCAGAGATATTAAAAGAAAAAATTCACACAGCCAAAAATAAAAATAAATTGATTCTGATCACCTCGCATGTGTTGAGTGATTTCGATGAACTCACTACTCATGTATTGTATTTGCAGGATGGGAAAGTGCGGTACAATTCGAGCATGGATGAATTAAAAGAATTTACGGGCGAACAAAAGTTTGGTAAAGCAATTGCGAGTATCATGATGCAAAATCAGTAA
- the nosD gene encoding nitrous oxide reductase family maturation protein NosD, which yields MFLLLLLSGNLHATIIEVRSQTGQIRTIREALSVASAGDTVLVFEGIYREGNIIIDKSISLMGIGKPVLDGEQKNEILTISGNSIAVIGFKFMNCRYSTMYDYAAIKCINARKILLEDNEIHRAYFAIHLSNTEEIVVRNNRIRGELKTEQNTGNGIHLWKCKNATIEGNTISNHRDGIYLEFVTESMIICNLSCENLRYGLHFMFSHQNTYAHNRFSENGAGVAVMYSKDVSMLSNEFVDNWGSASYGILLKDISDSEINNNLFEGNTVGIFMEGTNRMYIQRNKFNKNGWAMKVQASCNENTIQLNNFKGNSFDIATNGSLVLNSFNGNYWDKYDGYDRTRDGIGDIPYRPVSMYSVIVEQNPYTLILLRSILISFLEKAEKAIPSLTPELLIDHKPLMKPLHL from the coding sequence TTGTTTCTTCTGTTGCTCTTAAGCGGAAATCTGCATGCAACTATAATTGAAGTAAGATCACAGACAGGACAAATTCGAACAATCAGGGAGGCTCTGTCTGTAGCTTCAGCCGGTGATACGGTCCTGGTATTTGAAGGAATTTACAGGGAAGGAAATATCATCATCGATAAATCCATTTCCTTGATGGGTATCGGGAAACCCGTGCTTGACGGAGAACAAAAAAATGAAATACTCACTATTAGTGGGAATTCCATTGCTGTCATAGGATTTAAATTTATGAACTGCCGTTATTCAACCATGTATGATTATGCGGCCATCAAATGTATTAATGCCAGAAAAATTCTTTTAGAAGATAACGAGATCCATCGGGCTTATTTTGCAATACATTTGTCGAACACAGAGGAAATCGTTGTTCGCAACAATCGGATCCGGGGGGAACTGAAGACAGAGCAAAATACAGGAAATGGAATCCACCTCTGGAAATGTAAAAACGCAACAATTGAAGGGAATACCATCAGCAATCACCGGGACGGCATTTATTTGGAGTTCGTAACGGAATCGATGATCATCTGCAATCTGAGTTGTGAGAATCTGCGATATGGCCTGCATTTTATGTTTTCACATCAAAACACATATGCTCATAACAGATTTAGTGAAAATGGTGCAGGTGTAGCTGTGATGTACTCGAAAGATGTAAGTATGTTATCCAATGAATTTGTCGATAACTGGGGCAGTGCTTCATATGGTATTTTATTGAAAGACATTTCCGACAGCGAGATCAACAATAATCTGTTTGAAGGAAATACAGTAGGTATTTTTATGGAAGGAACCAACAGAATGTACATCCAAAGGAATAAATTTAATAAAAATGGATGGGCCATGAAAGTTCAGGCCAGCTGCAATGAAAATACCATACAGCTGAATAATTTCAAGGGCAATAGTTTTGATATCGCCACCAATGGTTCTCTGGTATTGAATTCATTTAATGGAAATTACTGGGATAAATACGATGGTTATGATCGGACCCGCGACGGAATTGGAGATATTCCCTACAGACCGGTGAGTATGTATTCAGTCATTGTTGAGCAAAATCCATATACATTGATCTTATTGCGCAGCATATTAATTTCGTTTTTAGAAAAAGCAGAAAAGGCGATTCCCAGTTTGACTCCGGAATTATTGATCGATCACAAGCCATTGATGAAACCATTGCATTTATGA